The genomic window CGCAGTCGATGTCCAGTCCGCGGGCCCAGGCCTGGCCGATGCCGATCATGAACAGCACCAGCACGATGATGCCCACCTTGACTGCCGGGCGCATAAACAGGCCCAGAAGCAGCAGGACGCCGCCGGCGATTTCCAGCGGACCGATGAGATAGGCCAGGTAGTGCGACCATTCCGGTGTGAAGATCTGATAGGCCTCGATGGTCTGGGTCATCGTGAAGTGCTTGTTGAGCTTCTCCACCCCTGCGGCGATCCAGATATAGGCCATGAAGAAGCGCGCGAAGGCGCTTATCAGGTCGAGAATCAGGCTTTTATCGAGTTTCTTCACGCTTGAACAGTTTACACACTACGTGGCGCTGCTCAATGCGTCCTTGACCACATTGACAGCCTCCTGCAGGACTTGTTCCAGGTGTTTTTCACCCAGGAAGGACTCCGCGTAGATCTTGTACTTGTCCTCAGTGCCCGACGGGCGCGCCGCGAACCAGGCATTATCCGTGACCACCTTGAGCCCGCCCAGGGCCGCGCCGTTGCCCGGAGCCTCGGTGAGCTTGGCACGGATCTCCTCCCCGGCCAGCTGCGTGGCCGCCACCGCGTCCGGGGCGAGCCCCTTGAGGACGGCCTTGGCCGCGCGGTCGGCGGGCTCGTCGATGCGCGCGTAGGCGGAGCTGCCCAGCTCCTCGGTCAGCTGCTGGTAG from Corynebacterium confusum includes these protein-coding regions:
- a CDS encoding MauE/DoxX family redox-associated membrane protein, which produces MKKLDKSLILDLISAFARFFMAYIWIAAGVEKLNKHFTMTQTIEAYQIFTPEWSHYLAYLIGPLEIAGGVLLLLGLFMRPAVKVGIIVLVLFMIGIGQAWARGLDIDCGCFEVDPANTDQVMDYVKTLGRDLFFLVLMVWIWVRPFKKFAIYP